In a single window of the Chaetodon trifascialis isolate fChaTrf1 chromosome 19, fChaTrf1.hap1, whole genome shotgun sequence genome:
- the insm1a gene encoding insulinoma-associated protein 1a, producing MPRGFLVKRNKKTNPVSYRVRSDEEEAEKTAADAPPLPPSSSAPLASVPVRAQTPTPTCGAAATAPEHDARPVQFGNPEAVYQALYSPTRPVSQDHDRSYFERRFNLGSPVSAESFPTPAALTALDHLFAPVDLKIGSSNSSRTDTSATSTATLPAAGTKRPSSDTERKSKPPSKKTKAIRKLHFEDDVTTSPVLGLKIKEAPVDQKPPRPQPSGGENNPLGEFVCQLCREAYADPFSLAQHKCSRIVRVEYRCPECDKVFSCPANLASHRRWHKPKPQSGAPGMQNLESDKAAAPGKTAPDDAKDSSDRDTPSPGPSESGSEEGLYDCNHCGKKFKRQAYLRKHLASQHGSPKAAEDEDAPACEQSAAPLNLSSSTCHLCPVCGENFSNRGSQERHIRLLHSSQVYPCKYCPAIFYSSPGLTRHINKCHPSENRQVILLQMPLRPAC from the coding sequence ATGCCGAGAGGATTTTTGgtgaaaagaaataagaaaaccAACCCGGTGTCCTACCGGGTCCGCTCCGACGAGGAAGAAGCGGAAAAGACAGCGGCTGATgcgccgccgctgccgccgtCCTCCTCTGCGCCTCTCGCCTCCGTCCCGGTGCGCGCACAGACGCCGACGCCCACCTGCGGGGCGGCGGCCACGGCTCCGGAGCATGATGCCAGACCGGTGCAATTCGGAAACCCAGAGGCGGTGTACCAGGCGCTCTACAGCCCCACCCGCCCAGTAAGCCAGGACCACGACCGCTCCTACTTCGAGAGACGCTTCAACCTCGGATCACCGGTTTCCGCGGAGTCCTTCCCCACACCAGCAGCGCTCACCGCTTTGGACCACCTCTTTGCCCCGGTGGACTTGAAAATCGGCTCAAGCAACAGCAGCCGCACCGACACCAGCGCCACCTCCACCGCGACGCTCCCCGCCGCAGGGACCAAACGGCCGTCCAGCGACACCGAGCGCAAAAGCAAACCGCCGTCCAAGAAAACCAAAGCTATCCGGAAACTGCACTTTGAGGATGATGTCACCACTTCTCCAGTTCTCGGGCTCAAGATTAAAGAGGCGCCGGTGGACCAGAAGCCTCCCAGACCGCAGCCGTCCGGAGGTGAAAACAACCCGCTGGGCGAGTTCGTGTGCCAGCTGTGCCGTGAGGCGTACGCAGACCCCTTCTCTCTGGCGCAGCACAAGTGCTCCAGGATAGTCCGGGTTGAGTATAGGTGTCCTGAGTGCGACAAGGTGTTCAGCTGCCCGGCCAACCTCGCGTCGCACCGGCGGTGGCACAAACCGAAGCCGCAGAGCGGAGCCCCCGGTATGCAAAACTTGGAGAGCGACAAGGCGGCCGCGCCCGGTAAGACAGCGCCGGATGACGCGAAGGATTCTAGTGACAGGGACACACCCAGCCCCGGGCCGTCCGAGTCCGGCTCAGAGGAAGGGCTGTACGATTGTAATCACTGTGGCAAAAAGTTTAAGCGTCAAGCGTACCTGCGGAAGCACCTGGCGTCTCAGCACGGCTCCCCCAAAGCGGCGGAGGACGAGGACGCGCCGGCCTGCGAGCAGAGCGCGGCGCCGCTGAACCtgagctcctccacctgccACCTGTGTCCGGTCTGCGGGGAGAACTTTTCCAACAGAGGCAGCCAGGAGCGGCACATCCGCCTGCTGCACTCCTCACAGGTCTACCCGTGCAAATACTGCCCCGCCATCTTTTACAGCTCCCCGGGACTCACCAGGCACATCAATAAATGCCACCCATCCGAGAACCGGCAGGTGATCCTGCTGCAGATGCCGCTCCGCCCTGCCTGCTGA